In the genome of Vicia villosa cultivar HV-30 ecotype Madison, WI unplaced genomic scaffold, Vvil1.0 ctg.000621F_1_1, whole genome shotgun sequence, the window TATGGTAAAGGGAGGCATCTTAGATTATAGAGAAGAGAGAATTACACAAGAGAGGGAGCTAACAAGGGTTTCTAAGAAGAACGATCTTCAAGGGCAACCGCAATTGAAGATCAACGGAATTGattaatctttgtaatgtctacaCTTTATTTTGTAACCCTTTCGaatattatgagtagctaaacaccCCCAATGCTAGTAGGTGTCCCTGAATTACGAATGTTATGAACCGATGTTCCATTGTAGGAGTCCTTCCAGTGACGACTCTAACTCGGAAAGCCTTCACAAAAGAAGGGCAAGGACCCGAAGAGGTACGTGAATCTCGTGTAGCCTGGCATACACTCAACACCATTGTCGGTGGTTTCGCTGGGAGAGGGGAAACAAGTTCATCCAGGAAAAGGTATGCTCGGGTGGTAATACATGTTTTAGAGGAGCTGGTGACTGAGAAAGAGGTTGGCTCAGTGACCGTTAGTTTTTCCAAGAAGGATATGGAGGGGGTTTTAGCTCATGAGAGTTATCCAATGGTTATCAAAGTGAAGATACGTGATTGGAGCGTGAAGCGAGTCTTAATCGACCCAGGAAGTTTGGCTGACGTGTTGTATTGGGATGCTTTCAAAGGTATGATAGTTTAAAATGTGTCTTATGTTGAATAAATGCAATGACAAACATATTGGATTGAAATTATTAAAATCAATGATTAAATTTCTTTAACAAATAAATATTGTAAGGATTTAAACCAATCATTTGTGTCATTATAATTGAAGTTAAATGTTTATTATGATTTAGAGTTCACGATTGACtgacaatattataaatattttatatagttATGTGCGTCATGGGATATATTTAACCTAGATCAGGGTTTGAACCCGAATAGAAGGTATAAAAAGTCATTGTAGtttattttttatgcatataTGTATgacaattttatatatattatgtcGGATATTTATTTTACCGAATTTATTATAcaagaaaaagttataaaaaacagGAGGGAAAAAAAGCATCAGTactaccaaaaatttcaaattttcaaaattttaggtACCCCACACGATAAAAAACAGTAATTTtaacaaaatttctgatattgttcaaaaattttgataattatcaggaaatttcaaattttgtgatAATAAGTGAGGACATTAACATTAAAAACACCTAAAACGAGAGTGTCGAGTATAATTGGACATAATTGGGCGCGGTAGGTTAATTCCTCTTAGGGTTGGCAATGAACCGAACCAACTCGAAAATAGTTTGAAATTTGATTCGAAAATTAAATctttgaactaggttcatgaaccaaatgagatGAATATGAggtaaaaactaagttcgttaactaaatgagttgaacttgaactatacatagttcgactcgttaggttcacgagtcaactcgattatactgtctttaagagtaggtttaaagaTTTGCTCTAAATTTTAAtctcatattttcttttaatctaacggttttaattgataatttatattatcaagtgagcaaaatatttctacaaataattatacaaataaaatgaaaatcgTATAAATTCcattaaaatgaaagaaatttaATTTTGAGATGTCTAAGACACCATTGTCTAATATCTCAACTTAGGTTTTTATCGCACATTTTCTTCTCTAATATATCAACtcttgttatgaaattaaccaaaacaatatagagatgaaagaGAGATGaacgagagaaagagaagagaaaaaataatattgtattatcatcttctttcaagtgtcCTTTACATTGTAATgtgagtctctatttataggacctaAGGGAGATGGAAAATCACACATTAattatggaataggaagatgaaaaacaagaagaaagatggacatccactaatataaatattcataacactcccccttggatgtccattaaGGATATGCCtcattaaaaccttactagaaaaaaaacccagtgggaaaaattctagtgaaggaaaaagagtacaatatcctttgattgtgaattgcctcgttaaaaaccttaccaggaaaacccaatgggacaaaaccatggtgaaggaaaaaagagttcaaaacatatatatttctccccctcatgcagacatttacatgtgagacgatattctttgtagtcgttgcttaaaatgtcttcttcgaagtgacttcatgtagtggtaatagttatgcaagattttatgaagttgttgccatgatttttttcatagatctccatgaaatggttgtaccatcacatgtaaataaataacttgtttctgatctaccattgtgaggatctgacaagtaacctgcatctctaagataacgaagtatatgtttgaccgctttccaatttcttcgtgttggtgaataattctatcttacttatagattgaacgcaaatgatatatcatgatgtgtataattagcaagttgcattagtactccaattgcactaagatatggtacttcaggaccaagcaattttcatccttttcttgaggcctaaaaagatctttctccataTCTAATAATCTAACAACCATATTGAAGTAGACAACATATGACctttgtccatatagaatcatttcaacaattttctatatagccttcttgatgtacaaatattcttttgtccacatgctcaatttgtagacctagacatattttgtcttttctaggtcctccatctcaaactctttatttaagcaatttgtagcttttggaagctattcaggagttccaataatatttatggcATCCACATAAACAATTGTTATTGAAAAtccttttccacatcattttattaaaataaaagggaaatttgagttatttgtatatccatcCTTTAGTAAATATTTACTGGGGAtaattataccacatgcatccaaattatttcaacccatagagaaacttttttaatttgatagagtagttttctcgagatccaaaattacGTTCCTCTGGTATATTGAATCCTTCAggaagtttcatgtaaatgtcactgttaagtgaaccatataaataatatgtcataacattcatcacattcaaattaagcccttcatgtgctacaaggctaattaaatatcaaaaatcgattgaatccactacaggtgaatatgttttatcaaaatcaatcttaggtctttgtgaaaatcattgagcaaaaaatcaaactttatatcattctaatttttctttttcacagaaactcatttatatccaattagtttcacaccttgacgtgttcggactacaggtccaaaagtgagtcacttgttaAGTGAAATtaattcttcaattgaatatgtttattttggccaattctcacttagtctacaatctttaatagattttgactcatgatcctcgttatcattgatcacttttagcgctatattgtatacaaagatattgtcaatattgactttatttggttatctcaatttcggtttcatttcatccatgacataatttatcgagatctctttatttcagatttcaagtacttgatttgttcttctggaactgaaaattaaattaggtcaaagtgctcttaacattttcatatcctcacttgggtcatctttagtttcttttcttagtagaggacttttaacattggaatcgactttcataccacgcttcaggcgcaacaacaactcatttgcaatattatattatccaataggagaatccactttgagtggagtattatcagctgatattatttcataaactttgcaaatgaataatattttgaactttttggttcatattgatttgtacgaggatcaagacaacaatttattttaaattgttcatttgaacttcttgttcatgatttcatctGTTCATTTGAatttcttgttcatgatttcaactgtttattccctccccctaatattgggaaaattaatttatcaagtgataatcagcctactgggctgcaatcaagtatttgattattttctcaaattatatcctcaaaattgagattcatattaattatattttccaatattctttcatgactcatcttaatgtattatattggagcaattggaatatacacaacacatccaaatgttcacttagatgagaagtattagaataaattaaggAGGACTaatatatagtatcttgttggcttaatgcaaataaatatcttaatatcatactttggatGTTTcgaatatataatttagaattgatgatctcataagtatcaaccatataattaactttagacgtctaaagaatggatcttcaggtccattttctttttatgaacatatattacatgatattcaatgtcaattttaataatatatgggatacttatacaggaatttctaaaaaattcagaaaacaagatcttagtctaattagttgagaaaatgatttcacaaacttctggttgtgagtagagacatatgcatgatattttagtcgatgcaacaatttatgtcataaaaacgcaatttctcaaatttttattttcctttagaaacacacaaaaattgattggattgaagaaacttatggttcttcaatacaaattattcgcatcatattatatccgagatgacccaaccggttttaccaacgacacatttaagtatAATTTGTAACCTACTTGTTTACAATGAtatgtgcttcaattgtactaatataagtgtagtacgaGCCCAAGAAAAAAgacggtagcttttctattacacaTTTTCTGTCCAAATTATGTTGTGTAATACAACGATAttcgatacctccaatataatttaaaacaaatataatagTACCTCatgattaaacactttaatcatacatatgcatatgaacatattatcatataattatcaaaaaattatcccttataaaattaaacatatttagtcatacaaaatcatattactaaaattatatcgtcatataattaatttgttttactatccttcaggaatgattgataagttcttcaggaactatataaataatttgttttgctatccttcagggatgcttgataagttcttcaagaactatataaataatttgttataaacaatgatctcaaaaatataatcatccttctgggatgcatTAAAATTATGTGTGTCATTCTTCCggaatgacaatcttttaatgaGCATATTACAAGTTATAAAATTTTAGATCAATAAATCAAAAAATCTTTATGAAATTCTTTTGGGATATTTTAGTATTCTTCCTGCAATCCTTCTAGGATGTATGGAAATTACAATTGATATTATCCTAATCAAATAACATATAATAGCTTGAaactaaatcaaacaaagataaaCATACCTGAGAGCTTCGTGCTGATAatgtgttatgaaattaaccaaaacaatatagagatgaaagagagatgaatgagagaaagagaagagaaaaaataatattgtattatcatcttctttcaagtgtcCTTTACATTGTAATgtgagtctctatttataggacctaAGGGAGATGGAAAATCACACATTAattatggaataggaagatgaaaaattattgaagagtaattcaatattcagaagatgagcatcagaagttgtgatgtgggctgatcttctgatggttactcagaagatgtcgTTGTCCAGAAAATGTTatcttctgggtcccattagcttagctgtttagtagtaagggtactttagtattttgtagtactgtactgtttgtaccttagacttgttcactaagtttagtctgttttagggcttatgtggcaagattttcttttcttataaatagccttgtaatagctatcattaatagaatatacaacatttgattctctcatctcttttgcgccgttattctattattctctttgtcaccatctttattcattgtgcaccaacaattggtatctagagctccggttccaaacacagggaaacacgagtgaacgtgagtttgtgtgactgtgtgattgattttgtttctgggaaacaaagttgtgttgaatcacatttttcttgattgtttgtgggttgggaaacaatgtgtgagtgtgagtgaaatctgtttttgtctgcacaagtttaaagatgagtggaagcaacttgaataccaaacttccagttcttgatggtaaaaactggaatagatggatgattcaaatgcgtgtattatttggtgctcaagatgttctagatcttgtcactggaggatatattccggttgcagcggatgcaacggaagaacaaagagaagcgcggagagagacgaagaagagagaccaaaaggcgttgttcttcatccatcagtgtgtggatgtgaatgtgtttgagaagattgctgattctatgacgtcaaaggaggcgtgggatatactggtcaggtgttacggtggtgacgtatcagtgaagaaggtgaagcttcaatccctgagaaagcaatatgagaatctcaacatgaagaacaatgagaaagtctctgagtatatctctagagtgattgtgatcactaatgagatgaaggcttgtggagaaactctttctgaacaagtaatcatagagaagatattaaggtcacttactcctcaatttgattatattgttgtatccattgaacattctaaagatctggaaaccatgagaatagaagagttgcaaagcagtttagaagaacaagagttgcgtctgactgagagaacttctgagagagaagttgagcaagctctgaaggcttcttttgtcaagaaggaccagaagcatagacgtggtgatagattccagaaggaagcctcaacttctgatgagaagagatatcagaagggaaaggataagaagaaagttcaatgttactgttgcaaacagtttggccattttgctagaggctgtttggcaaacaaaggaaggagatcagaagaagcaaatatagccagaggaggatcagatgatgaacctgtgctattaatggcttcagagtcggacaaaagatgttcgtcagaatggtggtatatggacactaggtgttcaaatcacttgactggaaacaaacaatggctgatagactttgactctgaaaggaggacaaagatcagatgtgctgatgataagtatctttatgcagaaggtatgggaaatgtcaaagccaaagtgaagaatggaaagactgttctgatcaaggatgtttggtatgttcctggaatcagaagcaatctgatgagtgtgggtcagctcattgagaaaggtttctcagttgttatgaagaacaacctcttgaagttgtatgattccaatcagaagttgattatgaaatctgaacagggaatcaacagaacattcaaggtgaatgtagaaacagctgaaacagagtgtctgagtgctgaaggcttagaaggtgatagtaagctgtggcacaagaggttggggaacttgaactatagaagtctggggcatctaagttctaagaagctcgtacgtggcattcctaagattgtgaagcctgagaagtcatgtgaggtatgcatgaaaggcaagcaacccagattgccatttgtatcagaagttgctccaagagcaaagcatgctctgggagtagtgcactctgatgtgtgtggaccatttccagaaccttcacttggaggaaataggtattttgtgtcttttgtggatgagttcacaagaatgacgtgggtaacacttatcaagtttaagactgaggtgttcacagaattccagaagttcaaggtgaaggctgagaagcagagtggtcagaagataaagattctcagaacggatggtggaggcgagtataactctacagaattccagaagttctgtgatgataatggaattgagcatgaagttactgctccttatactcctcaacacaatggtcttgctgaacgtagaaaccgtactttgcttgatatgacgagaagtgtgcttaaagagaagaagcttcctcataatctatggggagaagctgttgctactgcagcatatgtgctcaacaggtgtccaacgaagaggctgaaggaaattgttcctttagagaagtggactaaagagaagcaaagtgttagtcatctgaaggtttttggttatgtgtgttacaaacacgttccagaagctagaaggaagaagctggatgatagaagcaaagtgatgttattggtagggtaccacagtacaggtgcatacaagctctattgtccagagactaacaaagttgaagtcagcagagacgtcattgtgaaggaatcagaagtttgggattggagaaagtctcaaccaacttctgatgtagagataacttttgaagaaaagttagagtcagaagatgaagaatcttctgaagacgagtcagaagatgaagcatcttctgaagatgagtcagatggagaatctgattctgatccagattctgatgatgatccagagtctggtggtagtcatgattctggaagggaaaactctgaagacatagggtctggaggacaagcttctggagatgatcatggaggtggtgactctggagaagctgactctgaagtagctcagcgaccacaaagagtcagaactataccaagaaggtttgcagattttgacatgttgcaagacacagaagttgactcagaaggagaggtcattcagtgtgccatgttagtagattctgaaccagtgagtatagaagaagcgctcaagaagaaggtctggctgaatgccatgaaagaagaacttgaggctatagaaagaaacaaaacttggaagctgacagaacttccaaagaagaagaaagccatcagcgtcagatgggttttcaaagtaaagctgaagccagatggatcagttggtaaacacaaagcaaggctagtggctagaggttttcttcagaaacctggactagattactttgaggtgtttgctcctgtagctagacatgaaacaatcaggctggtgattgcgttagctgcgaacaaaggatggtccttgatgcatctggatgtaaagtctgcatttctgaacggtccattacaagaggaggtatatgtgtcacaaccccctggctttgtgaaaaagaataaggaagggatggtgtacaaattacacaaagctctgtatggattgaagcaagcgcccggagcttggaatttgaagattgattcatttttcaagaagcaagggttttagaagtgtgagatggaatatggagtctatgtgcaacattctggaagcaatatgattctgctgtgtctctgtatgttgatgacatattgcttacggggagttgtccagaagatctgatgaagttcaagaaggtgctgatgaatgagtttgagattacagaccttgggaaaatgtcatattttctagggatggagattctgtactcagaagatggaaccattctgcatcagttgaagtatgagttagaacttctgaagaaattcaagctggagaattgcaaagctgctgttacaccgtcaaaaatgaatcagaagttggactctgattctgaaggtgaagatgttgatgctacggtattcaaacagctggttggttctctaaggtatttgtgtaataccaggcctgatatatgctacgcagttggattggttagtaggttcatgagtaaacctaagtggtcccattaccaagctgctgtcagagtcttgagatatgtcaagggaactctgaagtttggcatattgtttccttctggtagaaaggaagaatcagagttaatgagttattctgattctgattggtgtggagacagagttgatagaaggagtacttctggatatttgttcatgtttctgggaggccctatctcttggagttccaagaagcaacctgttgttgctctatcaacctgtgaagctgagtacatcgcaggcgctgtagctgcatgtcaagctgtgtggcttctgaatctattagaagatctgaagattagagtgaagaagcctctgaagctgatgattgataacaagtctgcaatcaatcttggcaagaatccggtgttacacggaagaagcaagcatattgagactaagtatcatttcttgagaagccaagtccagaatggaacattagaagttgtgcattgtagcacccagaagcagatggctgatgttctgacgaaggcgatcaagacggatcaatttctgctcttgagggatggaattggcgttgtcagctttgagtgaagaatatgaattaagggatggtattgaagagtaattcaatattcagaagatgagcatcaaaagttgtgatgtgggctgatcttctgatggttactcagaagatgtcgttgaccagaagatgttatcttctgggtcccattagcttagctgtttagtagtaagggtactttagtattttgtagtactgtactgtttgtaccttagacttgttcactaagtttagtctgttttagggcttatgtggcaagattttcttttcttataaatagccttgtaatagctatcattaatagaatatacaacattttattctctcatctcttttgcgccgttattctattattctctttgtcaccatctttattcattgtgcaccaacaaaaataagaagaaagatggacatccactaatataaatattcataacaaaaTTAGGTTTTTGTCTAAGTCACCATGGTCTAATATCTCAACTTAGGTTTTTATCGCACATTTTCTTCTCTAATATATCAACTCTTATGTTTTTTCTTGACATCTCAAAATTAAATTTCTTTCATTTTACTATATCCACAATCTTCATTGTGTCACATACATGCACACACGTGGAAATATCCGAAATTTCATAAACCAAGTCAACATGTGATGCAATACAATTAATTAACTGATATAGAATCAACATAAAGAAGTTCCATAAATATACATTTCTCTTTAATGTCTCTTGAATACatttattaattttcaaaatctggtTAATTAAAAAATCAACTTTTCTATTTGGTCTCAAAAATAATGGCCAAAGAAACCAACTTGTTCCTATAAATACCAAGCAAGTACAAATCTAAGGATATATGTTCtagaagaaacaagaaacctCGGAGAACTTATTCTGTCTTTGTTGTCTAATTGAAATGGCCTCATCTTATAACGGAAAACCGTCTTCTGGTAAGTGTCTTTTCGTTTCCACTTTCTTTGGTTTggttttgttctttcttttgattatatttatttcttttggtTCACAGATAATGGGTTTTCAACAGTTCCTgcatgggaaaagaagttttgtGCTTCGGTTGGTTCAGTTCCATGGGAAAAGCTAATAGAAGGCAAGAATAATATGTTTATCTATTCCAATGTCGCAAACTGGGAAGATTCTGCTGTCAAAGAGGCGTTTGATAATGCAAAAAACAGGTTTTGGGCTGAGATCAACGGCTTTCCCTGCGATATTCCGTTGCCTGATCCCGACATGCACATCGATGATGTAGATTGGGACGCTAGTTCCGATCCTGAACTCTATCTAGAATTGGATCGAGTAGAAGAGGCCCGTCGGAACATGAAGGAAAAGCGTAAGGAGAATGAGATTCTCGGAAATTCTTTCCTATTAAATCAGGCTTCTGGTTCGGGACGAGGACCCGGACCTAGTGCATGGGAGGGTAAAAAAGTAATAAAGTCATTTGAACCACACCTTGCTGGATGGGGATGGGGGATCAAAGATGATAATTCTCGAAGGTGGATTCCGAAGGAGCAATATGGTGGTGACTTGGATGGCAAGCATCAAGCAAGAAATGATGAGAAAAGAAATTGGGAATCTTGTGAAGGATGTAAGAGAGGGAGAGAGAATAATGATGATGAGA includes:
- the LOC131629830 gene encoding uncharacterized protein LOC131629830, which encodes MASSYNGKPSSDNGFSTVPAWEKKFCASVGSVPWEKLIEGKNNMFIYSNVANWEDSAVKEAFDNAKNRFWAEINGFPCDIPLPDPDMHIDDVDWDASSDPELYLELDRVEEARRNMKEKRKENEILGNSFLLNQASGSGRGPGPSAWEGKKVIKSFEPHLAGWGWGIKDDNSRRWIPKEQYGGDLDGKHQARNDEKRNWESCEGCKRGRENNDDEMNGGGKRRN